One part of the Desulfovibrio sp. genome encodes these proteins:
- a CDS encoding Crp/Fnr family transcriptional regulator translates to MKFTSVNLLDELAKPEFSSLLSAFQERRFARQSMIFSPSYDDETDFASSSAPERPEDLNSPDNYVFIVRQGLVRVYLAYGEKEFTIAFLKPGDVYVSHSSALVQAVEETTILVVDTATFNRRMMAVPQFTVTVVRVLGGILKNTFSIVDGLALRDVSARLARYLVSTAQENTPGPDGRRRVRLHLSGEKLAQSLGATRQTISTLLTDLTRSGILLKEQRGVYCIMDEARLRELLD, encoded by the coding sequence ATGAAGTTTACTTCTGTCAATTTGCTGGACGAACTTGCCAAGCCCGAATTTTCATCGCTGCTTTCTGCTTTTCAGGAGCGTCGCTTTGCCAGGCAAAGCATGATCTTTTCTCCCAGCTATGATGATGAAACTGACTTCGCGTCTTCGTCTGCGCCAGAAAGGCCCGAGGACCTGAATTCGCCTGACAATTATGTGTTTATTGTCCGGCAGGGGCTAGTGCGTGTGTATCTTGCCTACGGTGAAAAAGAATTTACTATCGCCTTTCTCAAACCTGGTGACGTATACGTGAGCCATTCCAGCGCGCTGGTGCAGGCAGTCGAAGAGACCACCATTCTTGTGGTCGACACAGCCACCTTCAACCGTCGCATGATGGCTGTGCCGCAGTTTACTGTAACGGTGGTTCGTGTCTTGGGTGGTATTCTCAAAAACACGTTCAGCATTGTGGATGGCCTTGCCCTGCGCGATGTTTCAGCCCGCCTGGCCCGTTACCTTGTTTCCACGGCGCAGGAAAACACTCCTGGTCCGGATGGCCGTCGCCGGGTACGCCTGCACCTTTCTGGCGAAAAGTTGGCTCAAAGCCTCGGGGCGACCCGTCAGACAATTTCAACCCTGCTTACTGACCTCACCCGCTCAGGCATCCTGCTCAAGGAGCAGCGCGGCGTATATTGCATCATGGATGAAGCCCGCCTGCGCGAATTGCTCGACTAG